A region of Nocardioides sp. JS614 DNA encodes the following proteins:
- a CDS encoding ABC transporter substrate-binding protein: MQVRRSLAAALAVGSLFLATACADDDLDSKQADDATPSATTDQGPVRIAGQSFTEAAIVAAMYDELLTAAGYDTDVKLVDTRDAYMATFPDSVDVVPEYVGGIVNFLNARENGAKAEPFTAGDGAELVDQGKSLLDAAGIALLDQSAATDTNAFFVTKDFSESEGVTKLSDLEGRSVKLAAAPDCEGRLDCEGGLVDQYGIDVTEVLPLGYASNDTYQSVISGESELGETSTTDGTLESQGLVVLEDDKQIQPAQNLVPAVSSAFLEQHPDIADVLNGLMAALTTEKLTELNGAVAVDRDKPEDVAHQFLVDEGLI; this comes from the coding sequence ATGCAGGTACGACGCTCGTTGGCCGCGGCGCTCGCCGTCGGCTCCCTCTTCCTCGCCACGGCCTGTGCCGACGACGACCTCGACTCCAAGCAGGCCGACGACGCCACACCGTCGGCGACCACCGACCAGGGCCCGGTCCGGATCGCGGGTCAGAGCTTCACCGAGGCGGCCATCGTCGCCGCGATGTACGACGAGCTCCTCACCGCCGCCGGCTACGACACCGACGTGAAGCTGGTCGACACCCGCGACGCCTACATGGCCACGTTCCCGGACAGTGTCGACGTCGTGCCCGAGTACGTCGGCGGCATCGTCAACTTCCTCAACGCCCGGGAGAACGGCGCGAAGGCCGAGCCCTTCACGGCCGGCGACGGGGCCGAGCTCGTCGACCAGGGCAAGTCGCTGCTCGATGCGGCGGGCATCGCGCTCCTCGACCAGTCCGCGGCGACCGACACCAACGCGTTCTTCGTGACCAAGGACTTCTCCGAGTCCGAGGGCGTGACCAAGCTCTCCGACCTCGAGGGCAGGTCGGTCAAGCTGGCCGCGGCTCCCGACTGCGAGGGCCGGCTCGACTGCGAGGGCGGCCTGGTCGACCAGTACGGCATCGACGTCACCGAGGTGCTCCCGCTGGGCTACGCCAGCAACGACACCTACCAGTCGGTGATCAGCGGCGAGTCCGAGCTCGGCGAGACCAGCACGACCGACGGCACCCTGGAGTCGCAGGGCCTGGTGGTGCTCGAGGACGACAAGCAGATCCAGCCCGCCCAGAACCTCGTCCCCGCGGTGTCGAGCGCCTTCTTGGAGCAGCACCCGGACATCGCGGACGTCCTCAACGGGTTGATGGCCGCCCTCACCACGGAGAAGCTCACCGAGCTGAACGGCGCCGTGGCCGTCGACCGCGACAAGCCCGAGGACGTCGCCCACCAGTTCCTGGTGGACGAGGGGCTCATCTAG
- a CDS encoding glycosyltransferase family 2 protein, with translation MKFGRRRPLVSVVVPVYDVAAYLPEALDSVLAQSHRNLEVVVVDDGSPDASGVIADEYAGRDPRIRVVHTANRGLGAARNEGIRHATGDLLAFADSDDVVPRDAYAVLVRHLERTGSEFVTGSVARWEAGVLTELPWMRRLHRDRGAFTLEEHPELLGDVFAWNKLFRRSFWDRAELAWPEGIRYEDQPTTTRAFVAAERFGVVPEVVYHWRIRHDGTSITQQRASLADLRDRWETKRMALASVASLGSEQVDAVFHDRVLAGDLHRYFAEIPGCSDQWWDLLVAGVREFWGDRSLVHSGLPPVHRLTGWLVEQGRREEAELVMRYVAALGGPVPQVDAPHGPRIDVPGLDPTGVDPAALALRDFEVRAR, from the coding sequence ATGAAGTTCGGGCGCCGGCGACCGCTGGTCAGCGTGGTCGTGCCGGTGTACGACGTCGCGGCGTACCTGCCCGAGGCGCTCGACAGCGTGCTCGCGCAGAGCCACCGGAACCTCGAGGTCGTGGTCGTCGACGACGGCTCACCCGACGCCTCCGGCGTGATCGCCGACGAGTACGCCGGCCGCGACCCCCGGATCCGTGTGGTGCACACCGCGAACCGCGGCCTGGGGGCCGCCCGCAACGAGGGGATCCGGCACGCGACCGGTGACCTGCTCGCCTTCGCCGACTCCGACGACGTCGTGCCTCGCGACGCCTACGCGGTCCTCGTGCGGCACCTGGAGCGCACCGGCTCCGAGTTCGTGACCGGCTCGGTCGCCCGCTGGGAGGCCGGCGTCCTCACCGAGCTCCCGTGGATGCGCCGGCTGCACCGGGACCGCGGCGCGTTCACGCTCGAGGAGCACCCCGAGCTGCTCGGTGACGTGTTCGCGTGGAACAAGCTGTTCCGCCGCTCCTTCTGGGACCGGGCCGAGCTGGCCTGGCCCGAGGGCATCCGCTACGAGGACCAGCCGACCACGACCCGGGCGTTCGTCGCGGCGGAGCGGTTCGGGGTGGTGCCGGAGGTCGTCTACCACTGGCGGATCCGCCACGACGGCACCTCGATCACCCAGCAGCGGGCCTCTCTCGCCGACCTGCGGGATCGGTGGGAGACCAAGCGGATGGCGCTCGCGAGCGTCGCGTCGCTCGGGTCGGAGCAGGTCGACGCGGTCTTCCACGACCGGGTGCTCGCCGGTGATCTGCACCGCTACTTCGCCGAGATACCGGGGTGCTCCGACCAGTGGTGGGACCTGCTCGTGGCCGGCGTGCGCGAGTTCTGGGGCGACCGCTCGCTCGTGCACTCCGGACTGCCCCCGGTGCACCGGCTGACCGGCTGGCTGGTGGAGCAGGGCCGACGCGAGGAGGCCGAGCTCGTGATGCGGTACGTCGCAGCCCTCGGCGGCCCGGTGCCGCAAGTGGACGCGCCGCACGGGCCGCGGATCGACGTACCGGGCCTCGACCCGACCGGCGTCGATCCCGCGGCCCTCGCGCTGCGGGACTTCGAGGTGCGGGCTAGATGA
- a CDS encoding sulfotransferase family protein — MSDQPVPADPSDVDPADYPRKVLFVAGAGRSGTSTMAGLMQIMGLHVPQPEVVADETNPKGFGEPAWVVEHHDRLLKEAGVQVSDARPEAWFETGRVSTREPERIRTAEWLDGHFAVNPELVVKDPRLSWFLSLWRVAAVRTGATPVFATMLRPPAEVVGSKQNYYQNRLGSAHLAASWLNMLLHTERATRESVVDGGRVFVRYADLLDDWTRVVMHAGERLGLEHVMHAKSEAIRNGHRFVDPSLRRMNQTLEDLALPPRLHELTAETWEELNKLAEPDGDTPAVHEALDQLREGYVELYEEAAAISRSSVVAAEQRVRKQLKGGGGSRPAPAAPADPADRIPHGVRAAIPAPVRRGLRKAMGRSR, encoded by the coding sequence GTGAGTGACCAGCCCGTGCCCGCCGACCCCAGCGACGTCGACCCCGCCGACTACCCGCGCAAGGTCCTGTTCGTGGCCGGTGCCGGCCGCAGCGGCACCAGCACCATGGCCGGGCTGATGCAGATCATGGGTCTGCACGTCCCGCAGCCCGAGGTGGTCGCCGACGAGACGAACCCGAAGGGCTTCGGTGAGCCGGCGTGGGTGGTCGAGCACCACGATCGCCTGCTGAAGGAGGCCGGCGTCCAGGTCAGCGACGCGCGCCCCGAGGCGTGGTTCGAGACCGGCCGGGTCTCCACCCGCGAGCCGGAGCGGATCCGGACCGCGGAGTGGCTCGACGGGCACTTCGCCGTGAACCCCGAGCTGGTCGTCAAGGACCCGCGGCTGAGCTGGTTCCTCTCGCTGTGGCGGGTGGCCGCCGTGCGCACCGGTGCGACGCCGGTCTTCGCGACGATGCTGCGGCCGCCGGCGGAGGTGGTCGGCAGCAAGCAGAACTACTACCAGAACCGGCTCGGCTCGGCGCACCTCGCGGCCTCCTGGCTGAACATGCTGCTGCACACCGAGCGCGCGACGCGTGAGTCGGTCGTCGACGGCGGCCGCGTCTTCGTCCGGTACGCCGACCTCCTCGACGACTGGACCCGGGTGGTGATGCACGCTGGCGAGCGGCTCGGCCTCGAGCACGTCATGCACGCCAAGAGCGAGGCCATCCGCAACGGCCACCGCTTCGTCGACCCCAGTCTCCGCCGGATGAACCAGACGCTGGAGGACCTGGCCCTGCCGCCCCGGCTGCACGAGCTCACCGCCGAGACCTGGGAGGAGCTCAACAAGCTCGCCGAGCCTGACGGGGACACCCCGGCGGTGCACGAGGCGCTCGACCAGCTCCGCGAGGGCTACGTCGAGCTCTACGAGGAGGCTGCGGCCATCTCGCGGTCCTCGGTCGTCGCCGCCGAGCAGCGGGTCCGCAAGCAGCTCAAGGGCGGTGGCGGATCCAGGCCCGCACCGGCCGCGCCCGCCGACCCCGCCGATCGGATCCCGCACGGCGTGCGCGCCGCGATACCGGCGCCGGTGCGACGAGGGCTGCGCAAGGCCATGGGCCGGAGCCGGTGA
- a CDS encoding glycosyltransferase, translating to MTAHLGATGLANLEGHTDFDITWPWLRPGGLRPGSTAVLRVKNEAPSLPFVLPPLLRACEFVLLVDNGSDDGTPDVARETAERAGRADRLTVTSYPFAVARAGAEHLAQHELSVHSLAYFYNWCFSQVTTRYSWKWDGDMVLTTEGEVSIADLGWQVGDVQSIIRVPRHGLYLESEAKGYLDLGWRNAEEWGFPIGPDFVYTKAFEWEIRTTPVGVRSIGLPHGLCVELKYLDGEEFAHWTDPESFATSWRNRRKRREWEVFHALKEGRVPPGVHEITAPAGVHIVDHVTHDWLPHAPRPLQVG from the coding sequence GTGACCGCCCACCTCGGCGCCACCGGGCTGGCCAACCTGGAGGGCCACACCGACTTCGACATCACCTGGCCGTGGTTGCGACCCGGCGGGCTGCGCCCGGGCTCGACCGCGGTGCTCCGCGTGAAGAACGAGGCGCCGTCGCTGCCGTTCGTGCTGCCGCCGCTGCTGCGCGCGTGCGAATTCGTGCTGCTCGTCGACAACGGCTCGGACGACGGCACGCCGGACGTCGCCCGCGAGACCGCCGAGCGCGCGGGCCGGGCGGACCGGCTGACGGTGACGTCGTACCCCTTCGCGGTGGCGCGCGCCGGCGCCGAGCACCTGGCCCAGCACGAGCTGTCGGTGCACTCGCTGGCGTACTTCTACAACTGGTGCTTCTCCCAGGTCACCACCCGCTACTCCTGGAAGTGGGACGGCGACATGGTGCTCACCACCGAGGGCGAGGTCTCGATCGCCGACCTCGGCTGGCAGGTCGGTGACGTGCAGTCGATCATCCGGGTGCCGCGGCACGGGCTCTACCTGGAGAGCGAGGCCAAGGGCTACCTCGACCTCGGCTGGCGCAACGCCGAGGAGTGGGGGTTCCCGATCGGGCCGGACTTCGTCTACACGAAGGCCTTCGAGTGGGAGATCCGCACCACGCCCGTCGGCGTGCGCTCGATCGGGCTGCCGCACGGCCTGTGCGTCGAGCTGAAGTACCTCGACGGCGAGGAGTTCGCGCACTGGACCGACCCGGAGTCGTTCGCGACCAGCTGGCGCAACCGTCGCAAGCGCCGCGAGTGGGAGGTCTTCCACGCCCTCAAGGAGGGCCGGGTGCCGCCCGGCGTGCACGAGATCACCGCGCCCGCCGGCGTCCACATCGTCGACCACGTCACCCACGACTGGCTCCCGCACGCCCCGCGCCCGCTCCAGGTCGGCTGA
- a CDS encoding Rossmann-like and DUF2520 domain-containing protein, protein MTHLSANLRVGVVGAGRVGAVVAAALGAAGHHVVAAAGESDASRARIADLLPGTRTAKPTDVARSCDLLLLTVPDDMLGNVVTVLSDSGAIRPGQYVVHTSGRHGLAVLEPAARAGAHPVAMHPAMTFTGTALDLDRLPGCVYGLTAEPSERVFTEGLVADLRGRPTWVPEEMRTLYHGGLAHGANHLVTLVSQAMELLAAAGCDHPAGTLRPLLTAALDNALEQGDSALTGPIVRGDVNTVRAHLADIATNAPHTLPSYVALARDTLDRVVTDGRVLPIRAAAIKRALEQAEQAAPRTTAPRR, encoded by the coding sequence ATGACTCACCTCTCCGCGAACCTGCGCGTGGGCGTGGTCGGCGCCGGCCGGGTCGGCGCCGTCGTCGCCGCCGCGCTCGGGGCCGCCGGCCACCACGTGGTCGCCGCCGCCGGCGAGTCCGACGCCTCCCGCGCGCGGATCGCCGACCTGCTGCCCGGCACCCGTACCGCGAAGCCGACCGACGTGGCGCGCTCCTGCGACCTGCTGCTGCTGACGGTCCCCGACGACATGCTCGGCAACGTCGTCACCGTGCTGAGCGACAGCGGCGCCATCAGGCCCGGCCAGTACGTCGTGCACACCTCCGGCCGCCACGGCCTCGCGGTGCTCGAGCCCGCGGCCCGCGCCGGCGCGCACCCGGTCGCGATGCACCCCGCGATGACCTTCACCGGTACCGCGCTCGACCTCGACCGGCTGCCCGGCTGCGTCTACGGTCTGACCGCCGAGCCGTCGGAGCGGGTGTTCACCGAGGGCCTGGTCGCCGACCTGCGGGGCCGGCCGACCTGGGTGCCCGAGGAGATGCGCACCCTCTACCACGGTGGTCTCGCCCACGGCGCCAACCACCTGGTGACGCTGGTGAGCCAGGCGATGGAGCTGCTGGCGGCCGCCGGTTGCGACCACCCCGCCGGGACACTGCGCCCCCTGCTGACCGCAGCCCTGGACAACGCGCTCGAGCAGGGCGACAGCGCGCTGACCGGCCCGATCGTGCGCGGCGACGTCAACACCGTGCGCGCCCACCTCGCCGACATCGCGACCAACGCCCCGCACACCCTGCCGTCGTACGTCGCCCTCGCCCGCGACACCCTCGACCGCGTGGTGACCGACGGCCGGGTGCTGCCGATCCGTGCGGCCGCGATCAAGCGGGCGCTGGAGCAGGCCGAGCAGGCCGCGCCCAGGACGACCGCGCCCCGTCGATGA
- the panC gene encoding pantoate--beta-alanine ligase, with product MSSAPVLAHTREELATLLAAARARGEQVGLVPTMGALHEGHASLVRAARERVTDDGRMGPVVVSVFVNPLQFGANEDLDRYPRTLEADLEVCAREGADIVFAPSVDEVYPGGPPQVTVRPGPLGKILEGKVRPGHFRGVLTVVAKLFGLVRPDVAVFGQKDYQQLALIRRMVLDLALGVEIVAAETVREDDGLALSSRNRYLEPEQREQAVALSRALLAAQENAGYGAEVALDEARAELRAAPGVDLDYLVITDPDLDELPAVVPPGTPARILVAARVGGTRLIDNLPLMLGTRGPAGEASPPNRERSEPGSAEQNKSPGEARTTPSGTSEASE from the coding sequence ATGAGCTCCGCTCCCGTCCTCGCGCACACCCGTGAGGAGCTCGCCACGCTGCTCGCTGCCGCCCGCGCCCGGGGCGAGCAGGTGGGCCTCGTGCCCACGATGGGCGCCCTCCACGAGGGGCACGCCAGCCTGGTCCGCGCCGCTCGGGAGCGGGTGACCGACGACGGACGGATGGGGCCGGTCGTCGTCTCGGTGTTCGTCAACCCCCTGCAGTTCGGCGCGAACGAGGACCTCGACCGCTATCCACGCACCCTGGAGGCGGACCTGGAGGTCTGCGCGCGCGAGGGCGCCGACATCGTCTTCGCGCCGAGCGTCGACGAGGTCTACCCCGGGGGACCCCCTCAGGTCACCGTGCGCCCCGGGCCGCTCGGCAAGATCCTCGAGGGCAAGGTCCGGCCCGGCCACTTCCGTGGGGTGCTCACGGTCGTCGCCAAGCTGTTCGGCCTGGTGCGGCCCGACGTCGCGGTCTTCGGCCAGAAGGACTACCAGCAGCTGGCGCTGATCCGCCGGATGGTGCTCGACCTCGCCCTCGGGGTCGAGATCGTCGCCGCGGAGACGGTCCGCGAGGACGACGGCCTCGCGCTCTCCAGCCGCAACCGCTACCTCGAGCCGGAGCAGCGTGAACAGGCCGTCGCGTTGAGCCGGGCGCTGCTCGCCGCCCAGGAGAACGCGGGCTACGGCGCCGAGGTCGCGCTCGACGAGGCGCGCGCCGAGCTGCGGGCGGCGCCGGGCGTCGACCTGGACTACCTCGTGATCACCGACCCCGACCTCGACGAGCTGCCCGCCGTCGTACCGCCCGGAACGCCCGCGCGGATCCTCGTCGCCGCCCGCGTCGGCGGCACCCGCCTGATCGACAACCTGCCCCTGATGCTCGGCACCAGAGGACCCGCTGGCGAAGCCAGTCCGCCGAACCGCGAGCGAAGCGAGCCTGGTTCGGCGGAACAGAACAAGAGCCCGGGCGAAGCCCGGACCACGCCCTCCGGCACGAGCGAAGCGAGTGAGTGA
- the panD gene encoding aspartate 1-decarboxylase gives MLRTMMKSKIHRATVTQADLHYVGSVTVDEDLLDAADLLPGELVHIVDIDNGARLETYTIAGERGSGVIGINGAAARLVHPGDLVILIAYGQMEDVEAKGFEPHVVFVDADNRVVSTGSDPADAPAGSGLLRGDRPAGR, from the coding sequence ATGTTGCGCACCATGATGAAGAGCAAGATCCACCGGGCCACGGTGACCCAGGCCGACCTGCACTACGTCGGCTCGGTGACGGTCGACGAGGACCTCCTCGACGCCGCCGACCTGCTGCCGGGCGAGCTGGTGCACATCGTCGACATCGACAACGGTGCGCGCCTGGAGACCTACACGATCGCCGGCGAGCGTGGCTCGGGCGTGATCGGCATCAACGGTGCCGCTGCCCGGCTCGTGCACCCCGGGGACCTGGTGATCCTGATCGCCTACGGCCAGATGGAGGACGTCGAGGCCAAGGGCTTCGAGCCGCACGTGGTCTTCGTCGACGCCGACAACCGGGTCGTGAGCACCGGCAGCGACCCGGCCGACGCCCCGGCCGGATCCGGACTGCTGCGCGGCGACCGCCCGGCCGGACGCTAG
- a CDS encoding L-aspartate oxidase, giving the protein MQHQGVPDHAVPDEGVPDVPAEIDAPVRRVPGRLVAPEPGWTTTTDVVVVGSGIAGLTAALRLREEVGTVLVVTKDVLAAGSTQWAQGGIAAALGPGDTPAEHELDTLVAGAGACDRDAVHALVTEGPEAVRELIALGTNFDHDPNGELSLTREGGHHRDRIAHAGGDATGAEIQRALIAAIEQAPEIEVIQHALAVDLLLAEDGGVAGLTLHVMGEGQRDGVGAVHCRAVVLASGGLGQVFSQTTNPAVSTGDGMAVALRAGAVLRDLEFVQFHPTVMYLGPDSLGQQPLISEAVRGEGAFLVDFEGNRFMQGVHELADLAPRDVVAKAITRRMNETGRPHMWLDARHLGADLWERRFPTILATTRSHGVDPVTELIPVAPACHYASGGVRTDLWGRSSVPGLYATGEVACSGVHGANRLASNSLLEGLVFSRRIAQVLPGELRPLVCPAEDTRTAGLVPGGARRELQDVMTGRVGVLRSAEGLADATGLLDKLAGERADVIDQASWETTNLLTIAVALADAAALREETRGSHWREDFPDRDDAGYAGHFDVVMADGASTLQLVPAPPTDRDDR; this is encoded by the coding sequence GTGCAGCACCAGGGAGTGCCCGATCATGCAGTGCCCGACGAGGGAGTCCCGGACGTGCCCGCGGAGATCGACGCACCCGTACGCCGGGTCCCGGGCCGCCTGGTCGCACCCGAGCCCGGGTGGACCACCACCACCGACGTGGTCGTCGTCGGCTCGGGCATCGCGGGACTGACCGCCGCGCTCCGGCTGCGCGAGGAGGTCGGCACCGTTCTAGTGGTCACCAAGGACGTGCTGGCGGCCGGCTCCACCCAATGGGCGCAGGGCGGCATCGCCGCCGCCCTCGGCCCCGGTGACACTCCCGCCGAGCACGAGCTCGACACCCTCGTCGCGGGCGCCGGCGCCTGCGACCGCGACGCCGTGCACGCGCTGGTCACCGAGGGACCCGAGGCGGTGCGCGAGCTGATCGCGCTCGGCACGAACTTCGACCACGACCCGAATGGCGAGCTGTCCCTGACCCGCGAGGGTGGCCATCACCGCGACCGGATCGCGCACGCCGGCGGCGACGCCACCGGAGCCGAGATCCAGCGCGCCCTGATCGCCGCGATCGAGCAGGCCCCCGAGATCGAGGTCATCCAGCACGCGCTGGCCGTCGACCTGCTCCTCGCCGAGGACGGCGGGGTCGCCGGCCTCACCCTGCACGTGATGGGCGAGGGCCAGCGCGACGGCGTCGGCGCCGTGCACTGCCGGGCCGTGGTGCTCGCCAGCGGCGGGCTCGGCCAGGTGTTCTCCCAGACCACCAACCCCGCGGTGTCGACCGGCGACGGCATGGCCGTCGCGCTGCGCGCCGGTGCGGTGCTCCGCGACCTGGAGTTCGTGCAGTTCCACCCCACGGTCATGTACCTCGGCCCGGACTCGCTGGGCCAGCAGCCGCTGATCTCGGAGGCCGTGCGCGGCGAGGGCGCGTTCCTGGTCGACTTCGAAGGCAACCGGTTCATGCAGGGCGTCCACGAGCTCGCCGACCTGGCCCCACGCGACGTCGTGGCCAAGGCGATCACCCGACGGATGAACGAGACCGGTCGACCGCACATGTGGCTGGACGCCCGCCACCTCGGCGCCGACCTGTGGGAGCGGCGGTTCCCGACCATCCTCGCGACGACGCGTAGCCACGGGGTCGACCCGGTCACCGAGCTGATCCCCGTCGCCCCGGCCTGCCACTACGCGTCGGGCGGCGTGCGCACCGACCTGTGGGGCCGCTCGTCGGTGCCCGGGCTCTACGCCACGGGCGAGGTCGCGTGCTCCGGAGTGCACGGCGCCAACCGGCTCGCGTCCAACTCGCTGCTCGAGGGCCTGGTGTTCTCGCGCCGGATCGCCCAGGTCCTGCCTGGCGAGCTCCGGCCGCTCGTGTGCCCGGCCGAGGACACCCGGACCGCCGGGCTGGTCCCGGGGGGTGCCCGGCGCGAGCTCCAGGACGTGATGACCGGCCGGGTCGGTGTGCTGCGCAGCGCCGAAGGACTGGCCGACGCCACCGGTCTCCTGGACAAGCTGGCGGGGGAGCGCGCCGACGTGATCGACCAGGCTTCGTGGGAGACCACCAACCTGCTCACGATCGCCGTGGCGCTCGCCGACGCCGCGGCGCTGCGCGAGGAGACCCGCGGCTCGCACTGGCGCGAGGACTTCCCCGACCGCGACGACGCCGGGTACGCCGGGCACTTCGACGTGGTGATGGCGGACGGCGCCAGCACCCTGCAGCTGGTCCCCGCACCTCCGACCGACCGGGACGACCGGTGA
- the nadC gene encoding carboxylating nicotinate-nucleotide diphosphorylase has translation MTPATPYDEELRAAGLDPEAIRAQVARALAEDLPGGLARGDVTSVATIAADARGTGVFAAREAGVVAGLGVAALVFHEVLGDAVEVTDRVPDGTRVAPGDVVMRVAGPTRGLLTAERTALNYASHLSGVATATAHWVDALAGTRARVLDTRKTLPTFRALQKYAVRCGGGVNHRFSLGDRAMVKDNHVVAAGGVVPAYDAVRRAYPDLRVEVEVTGLDELRELLDAGCTEILLDNMDTATMAEAVRLTAGRATLEASGGLTIERAREVAETGVDFISVGALTHSVQVFDLGLDLSSGSEG, from the coding sequence GTGACCCCGGCGACGCCGTACGACGAGGAGCTCCGCGCCGCCGGCCTCGACCCGGAGGCGATCCGGGCCCAGGTCGCGCGGGCGCTCGCGGAGGACCTGCCCGGCGGGCTCGCGCGGGGCGACGTCACCTCGGTCGCGACGATCGCCGCCGATGCGCGCGGCACGGGGGTCTTCGCCGCTCGCGAGGCAGGCGTCGTTGCAGGCCTCGGGGTCGCCGCACTGGTCTTCCACGAGGTCCTGGGCGACGCGGTCGAGGTGACCGACCGGGTGCCCGACGGCACCCGTGTCGCGCCGGGTGACGTCGTGATGCGGGTCGCCGGCCCCACCCGCGGGCTGCTCACCGCTGAGCGCACGGCGCTCAACTACGCCAGCCACCTCTCGGGCGTCGCGACCGCCACCGCGCACTGGGTCGACGCGCTGGCCGGCACCCGCGCCCGGGTGCTCGACACCCGCAAGACGCTCCCGACCTTCCGGGCGCTGCAGAAGTACGCGGTGCGCTGCGGCGGCGGGGTCAACCACCGGTTCAGCCTCGGCGACCGCGCGATGGTCAAGGACAACCACGTGGTCGCCGCCGGCGGTGTGGTGCCGGCGTACGACGCGGTCCGCAGGGCCTATCCGGACCTGCGTGTGGAGGTCGAGGTCACCGGCCTCGACGAGCTGCGCGAGCTGCTCGACGCGGGCTGCACCGAGATCCTGCTCGACAACATGGACACCGCCACCATGGCCGAGGCCGTGCGCCTCACCGCGGGCCGGGCGACCCTCGAGGCGTCCGGCGGCCTGACCATCGAGCGCGCGCGCGAGGTGGCCGAGACCGGCGTCGACTTCATCTCCGTCGGCGCGCTCACCCATTCGGTCCAGGTCTTCGACCTCGGCCTGGACCTCTCCTCGGGCAGCGAGGGCTGA
- a CDS encoding type III pantothenate kinase translates to MPLLCADIGNSHTVLGLVSGGSVLADWRVATDERNTADDWSVLLRGLLGAALEEIDGIAVCATVPAVLHEWREMLTRHFPAVRHVVVEPGVRTGVPVLMDNPREVGTDRIINALAAVHEYGGPAIVVDFGGTATTFDVVSAQGQYVGGSISPGIELSLESLGRRGAQLRKVELLRPRSVIAKNTVEALQSGMVFGVAAQVEGIVDRMIGELGVGATDVQVIATGYLAPVVLDECRCFTHHAPWLTLRGLELVFERNA, encoded by the coding sequence GTGCCGCTGCTCTGTGCCGACATCGGCAACAGCCACACGGTCCTCGGCCTGGTCTCCGGGGGCAGCGTGCTCGCCGACTGGCGGGTGGCCACCGACGAGCGCAACACGGCGGACGACTGGTCGGTGCTGCTGCGCGGGCTGCTCGGCGCGGCCCTCGAGGAGATCGACGGGATCGCGGTCTGCGCCACCGTGCCGGCGGTGCTGCACGAGTGGCGCGAGATGCTCACCCGGCACTTCCCGGCGGTGCGGCACGTCGTCGTCGAGCCGGGAGTGCGCACCGGTGTCCCCGTGCTGATGGACAACCCCCGCGAGGTCGGTACCGACCGGATCATCAACGCACTGGCCGCCGTCCACGAGTACGGCGGGCCCGCGATCGTGGTCGACTTCGGCGGCACGGCGACGACGTTCGACGTCGTGAGCGCGCAGGGCCAGTACGTCGGCGGCTCGATCTCCCCGGGAATCGAGCTCTCGCTGGAGTCGCTCGGCCGCCGGGGTGCACAGCTGCGGAAGGTCGAATTGCTGCGGCCGCGCTCGGTGATCGCGAAGAACACCGTCGAGGCGCTCCAGTCCGGGATGGTCTTCGGCGTCGCCGCGCAGGTCGAGGGAATCGTCGACCGGATGATCGGCGAGCTCGGCGTCGGTGCCACCGACGTGCAGGTCATCGCGACCGGTTACTTGGCGCCGGTGGTGCTCGACGAGTGCCGCTGCTTCACCCACCACGCGCCCTGGTTGACGCTGCGTGGCCTCGAATTGGTCTTCGAGCGCAACGCCTGA
- a CDS encoding histone-like nucleoid-structuring protein Lsr2, giving the protein MAQKVNIVLVDDIDGSEATETVTFGLDGTTYEIDLNDKNAAALRDVFSGYVGHARKVGAAPRRARRAAAASSGPSAKEIRDWARSNGHDVPDRGRVSAEVREAYDRAH; this is encoded by the coding sequence ATGGCGCAGAAGGTCAACATCGTTCTCGTCGACGATATCGACGGCAGCGAGGCCACCGAGACGGTGACGTTCGGCCTGGACGGCACCACCTACGAGATCGACCTCAACGACAAGAACGCCGCGGCGCTGCGCGACGTCTTCTCCGGCTACGTCGGGCACGCCCGCAAGGTCGGCGCCGCACCGCGTCGGGCCCGGCGAGCCGCGGCCGCGAGCAGCGGCCCCAGCGCCAAGGAGATCCGCGACTGGGCGCGCTCCAACGGGCACGACGTACCCGACCGCGGGCGGGTCTCCGCCGAGGTGCGCGAGGCCTACGACCGGGCACACTGA